One Burkholderia sp. 9120 genomic window, CGCTGCGCGCCTTACGACGCGGGTGCGGCCGCCATGGCGCTGGTGTTGCAGGCGCATGCGCTCGGCCTCGCCGCGCATCAGATGAGCGGCTTCGATCCGGCCGCGTTCCGTACGGCATTCGAATTGCCGAGCGACGTCGACGTGATCTCGATCATTTCGCTCGGTCATTACGGCGAAGTCGACAAGCTCGACCCTGTGCTGCGCGAACGCGAGAAGTCGGTGCGTCAGCGCTTGCCTTTGGCGGACATCGCCTATGGCGGCGCGTGGAAGAAGGCGTTCTGAGCGTTAGTACGCTTGGGTGTCACATCTTCCGTAGAACGTAGAAGACAGAAAGCAGTTAAAAACGCGCGGCGCCGACCGCGCGTTTTTCATTCCGCGCCGTTCCGATCGTCCTATTCGTCAACCACGCTCGAAAGCGGCGCGGCAACGCTCTCGAGCGACTTGCGCTCGGCGTCCACGCCCCAGATCGCGGCAATCACCGCAGCCGCAAGCATCAACCCCGAGCCGACCAGGTAGCCCGAGAACACTTCGCTACGCTGATGCGTATCGATCAGGCGGCCGAAGAACGCCGGCCCCGCGATACCGCCGAGTGCCGTGCCGAAGGCGTAAAACACGGCGATGGCCAGCGCCCGGATTTCCAGCGGAAACGATTCGCTGACCGTCAGATAAGCCGAGCTCGCCGCCGCCGACGCGAAGAAGAAAATCACCATCCACGCGATCGTCTGCGTGACGACCGTGAGCAGGTGCTGCTCGAACAGATAGCCGCTGATCGTCAGCAGGATCGCGGACAGGCCGTAAGTGGCGGCAATCATCTTGCGCCGTCCGAGCACGTCGAACAGCCGGCCCAGCAGCAGCGGCCCGAGGAAATTGCCGAGCGCGAAGGGCAGCAGATACCAGCCGATGTGGTCGCCCGGCACCTGATAGAAATCCGTGAGCACCAGCGCGTAGGTGAAGAAGATCGCGTTGTAGAAGAATGCCTGCGCGGTCATCAAGGAGAGGCCCACCAGCGCGCGCCGGCGGTGGACGTTGAAGAGGGTATGGAACACCTCGCGCAGCGGCGTGTGGTCCCGCGCTCGCAGCTTCAGGCGCGTCAGATCGTGATCGGCGAGCTCATGCCCCTCGTGGCGAAAGCGCGCCTCGATTCCTTCGACGATCGAGCGCGCGTCGGGCTCGTCCCCGTGTGTCAGCAGCCAGCGCGGACTTTCGGGCACCCAGATGCGCATCGGCAAAATGGCCAGCGCCAGCACTGCGCCGATAAAGAAGCACGCGCGCCAGCCCCAGTCCGCCGGCAGCAGATGCGGATCGAGCAGCACCAGCGAGCCGGCCGCGCCGAGCCCCGCGCCCACCCAGAACGTGCCGTTGATGCCGAGATCGGTCCAGCCGCGCACGCGGGCCGGCGTGAATTCCTGGATCGTCGAGTTGATCGCCGTATACTCGCCGCCAATCCCGGCGCCGGTGAGAAAGCGAAACAGCAGAAAACTGGCCAGATTCCACGACAGCGCGGTCGCGGCCGTGGCCGCCAGATAGAGCGCCAACGTGATGAAAAACAACTTGCGACGGCCGAGCCGGTCGGTCAGCCAGCCGAAGCCAAGCGCGCCGAGCACCGCGCCGGCGATATAGGCGCTACCGGCCAATCCCACATCGGCGTTGGAAAAGCGCAACGATGGACTCGACTTCAACGCGCTCGCCACCGCGCCCGCCAGCGTGACCTCCAATCCGTCGAGTAGCCACGTCACGCCTAGCGCGACGACGATCAGCGAATGGAAACGTCCCCACGGCAAGCGGTCGAGCCGCGACGGCAAATCCGTCTCGACGACGGCGGCGGTTTTTTCGTGGACAGCGGCGGTAGGCGGCGCGCTCATTGCTCGAGGTCTCCTGAAATCCGAAAATTGGCGGCGTATCCTGTCGAATTCAGCAAGTTTCGTTCCGTCGGGCGGGCTTTA contains:
- a CDS encoding MFS transporter, whose protein sequence is MSAPPTAAVHEKTAAVVETDLPSRLDRLPWGRFHSLIVVALGVTWLLDGLEVTLAGAVASALKSSPSLRFSNADVGLAGSAYIAGAVLGALGFGWLTDRLGRRKLFFITLALYLAATAATALSWNLASFLLFRFLTGAGIGGEYTAINSTIQEFTPARVRGWTDLGINGTFWVGAGLGAAGSLVLLDPHLLPADWGWRACFFIGAVLALAILPMRIWVPESPRWLLTHGDEPDARSIVEGIEARFRHEGHELADHDLTRLKLRARDHTPLREVFHTLFNVHRRRALVGLSLMTAQAFFYNAIFFTYALVLTDFYQVPGDHIGWYLLPFALGNFLGPLLLGRLFDVLGRRKMIAATYGLSAILLTISGYLFEQHLLTVVTQTIAWMVIFFFASAAASSAYLTVSESFPLEIRALAIAVFYAFGTALGGIAGPAFFGRLIDTHQRSEVFSGYLVGSGLMLAAAVIAAIWGVDAERKSLESVAAPLSSVVDE